A part of Caloenas nicobarica isolate bCalNic1 chromosome 10, bCalNic1.hap1, whole genome shotgun sequence genomic DNA contains:
- the RAMAC gene encoding RNA guanine-N7 methyltransferase activating subunit isoform X1 codes for MFQVFRMTSLADMPLNYEKMFAHRFTSDDEEYQEYLKRPADPPPIVEEWRNRSGGNQRNRDRFQDGRYFRGDRYNWQGDYRSNQRPERSWGNNYQQHRQGQSYSSHYGQYGYNSYNPGPRYHPY; via the exons ATGTTTCAAGTTTTCAGAATGACTTCCTTGGCTGACATGCCCCTGAATTATGAAAAGATGTTTGCTCATCGATTCACATCAGATGATGAAGAATACCAAGAATATCTGAAACGCCCTGCAGATCCCCCTCCTATAGTTGAAGAATGGAGAAACAGATCTGGTGGCAACCAGAGAAACAGAGATcg GTTTCAAGATGGTAGATATTTCAGAGGAGACAGATACAACTGGCAAGGTGACTATAGATCTAATCAGAGGCCAGAAAGAAGTTGGGGCAATAACtaccagcagcacaggcaagGACAGTCATACTCCTCCCACTATGGACAATATGGCTACAACTCGTACAACCCAGGGCCTCGTTACCATCCCTACTGA
- the RAMAC gene encoding RNA guanine-N7 methyltransferase activating subunit isoform X2, protein MTSLADMPLNYEKMFAHRFTSDDEEYQEYLKRPADPPPIVEEWRNRSGGNQRNRDRFQDGRYFRGDRYNWQGDYRSNQRPERSWGNNYQQHRQGQSYSSHYGQYGYNSYNPGPRYHPY, encoded by the exons ATGACTTCCTTGGCTGACATGCCCCTGAATTATGAAAAGATGTTTGCTCATCGATTCACATCAGATGATGAAGAATACCAAGAATATCTGAAACGCCCTGCAGATCCCCCTCCTATAGTTGAAGAATGGAGAAACAGATCTGGTGGCAACCAGAGAAACAGAGATcg GTTTCAAGATGGTAGATATTTCAGAGGAGACAGATACAACTGGCAAGGTGACTATAGATCTAATCAGAGGCCAGAAAGAAGTTGGGGCAATAACtaccagcagcacaggcaagGACAGTCATACTCCTCCCACTATGGACAATATGGCTACAACTCGTACAACCCAGGGCCTCGTTACCATCCCTACTGA